Proteins found in one Brevibacillus brevis genomic segment:
- a CDS encoding GGDEF domain-containing protein, with amino-acid sequence MLSTLMKRFRRIPYISLDKRQWMKAMIRQEVEREKKVVMFYIDIVKLTEVEHRYGDTSAKRVLHIFESILPAVARQAFEIKGRIIAIQKLWGDDFAIYTSFSKMMSEEDCQMLSIHFQELAERQLNRQVSFVNREELRVHIGFSEIIGEDIVKEMYTSVKHAVHMAKYGITSEKYAHIRQFHKLLAEENVQMHFMPIIHLPNGEALGWEALARGPVNSLFATPAALFNYAQETDTVFRLEHICRKRALEHIRYLKPHEKLFINLDPRAIDDPFLLRGKVQMLLAEYELTPQNIVFEITERHAITNYAVFRKIIEEYRKQGYMIAVDDAGAGYSSLESITEIYPDFIKLDMSLIRNIDVDPIKQALLETFVSFADKVNCKIIAEGIETERELETLMDVGVIYGQGYYLGKPDKGMAQLCGKAMNFLRFTMEKRIEQEAAPILPTPAMTEILAKTISVEKHVKVRRIHEIFEQNQRIESVVVLENGIPVGLVMRFSLYQILGGQYGIALYYERPVSQIMNTNPLKATKDDKLDEVAKRAMTRDAYHLYDVVIIIDEKGEYIGIVTVQKLLDKMASIKLEMASSANPLTGLPGNVQIERELNQRLKRYDHQVVIYCDLDRFKWFNDRYGFEVGDQIIVRTANLLREASKWYGSGTDFIGHIGGDDFILITTAQCANDVVLFIMDAFTPYFSDIYEKRRMGDGQELSMSMAGVVLYAGKYTSAEQVAEKAAYVKMVAKAKAGTVFITDCELPGEEQIRIEG; translated from the coding sequence ATGTTGTCGACTCTTATGAAGCGGTTTCGACGAATACCCTATATTTCATTGGACAAACGCCAATGGATGAAGGCGATGATTCGGCAAGAAGTGGAGAGAGAGAAGAAAGTCGTCATGTTTTATATAGATATCGTCAAGCTGACAGAGGTGGAGCATCGCTATGGTGATACGAGCGCCAAGAGAGTTCTTCATATATTCGAAAGCATTTTGCCAGCTGTCGCTCGTCAAGCATTTGAAATCAAAGGGAGAATCATCGCGATTCAAAAGCTGTGGGGCGATGATTTTGCCATCTACACTTCCTTTTCGAAAATGATGAGTGAAGAAGACTGTCAAATGCTATCCATTCATTTTCAGGAGCTAGCTGAACGACAGTTAAATCGACAAGTGAGCTTCGTTAATCGCGAGGAGCTTCGTGTCCATATCGGCTTTTCGGAAATCATCGGGGAAGATATCGTGAAAGAGATGTATACCTCTGTTAAACATGCTGTACATATGGCCAAGTATGGGATTACCTCCGAAAAGTATGCACACATTAGACAATTTCACAAGCTGCTTGCAGAGGAAAACGTTCAGATGCACTTCATGCCGATCATTCATTTGCCAAATGGCGAAGCACTGGGGTGGGAGGCACTGGCGCGCGGACCGGTCAACAGTCTTTTTGCAACTCCCGCAGCCTTGTTCAATTATGCACAAGAGACGGATACGGTGTTTCGTTTGGAGCATATATGTCGCAAGCGGGCATTGGAGCATATACGCTACCTGAAGCCTCATGAAAAACTATTCATCAATTTGGACCCACGGGCGATTGACGATCCGTTTCTGTTGCGTGGCAAAGTGCAGATGCTTTTGGCAGAGTACGAGTTGACGCCGCAAAACATTGTTTTTGAAATTACAGAGCGTCATGCGATTACGAATTACGCTGTCTTTCGAAAAATCATCGAGGAGTATCGCAAGCAAGGATATATGATCGCCGTAGATGATGCAGGAGCAGGGTATTCCAGCTTGGAATCGATTACAGAAATCTACCCGGACTTTATTAAGCTCGACATGTCCTTGATTCGTAACATCGATGTCGATCCGATTAAGCAGGCGTTGTTGGAGACGTTTGTATCCTTTGCTGACAAAGTGAACTGCAAAATCATAGCAGAAGGGATCGAGACAGAGCGTGAGCTGGAAACGCTCATGGACGTCGGTGTCATCTACGGACAGGGTTACTATTTAGGCAAGCCGGATAAAGGAATGGCGCAGCTATGTGGAAAGGCGATGAACTTTCTGCGTTTTACGATGGAAAAGCGGATTGAACAAGAAGCAGCGCCAATACTGCCCACTCCCGCTATGACGGAAATCTTGGCGAAGACGATCAGTGTTGAAAAGCACGTGAAAGTAAGACGCATCCATGAGATTTTCGAGCAAAATCAGCGAATTGAAAGCGTGGTTGTGCTGGAGAACGGCATACCGGTAGGACTTGTCATGAGGTTTTCTCTGTATCAGATCCTCGGTGGTCAATACGGAATTGCACTGTACTATGAAAGACCCGTTTCTCAAATCATGAATACCAACCCGCTCAAAGCTACCAAAGATGACAAGCTGGATGAGGTAGCGAAGCGGGCGATGACCAGAGATGCTTATCATTTGTATGATGTGGTCATTATTATTGATGAGAAAGGGGAGTACATCGGTATCGTTACTGTGCAGAAGCTGTTGGACAAAATGGCTTCCATTAAACTCGAGATGGCGAGCTCAGCCAATCCACTGACAGGATTGCCGGGAAACGTGCAGATTGAAAGAGAATTGAACCAACGGCTAAAACGGTATGATCATCAGGTGGTCATCTACTGTGATCTCGACCGTTTCAAATGGTTTAATGACCGCTATGGGTTTGAAGTGGGTGATCAGATCATTGTTCGAACCGCGAATTTGTTGCGGGAAGCCTCGAAATGGTACGGAAGCGGGACTGACTTCATCGGTCATATTGGCGGAGATGATTTTATTCTGATTACGACGGCGCAGTGTGCGAATGATGTAGTTTTGTTTATCATGGATGCTTTTACGCCATACTTTTCGGACATTTATGAAAAGCGCAGAATGGGGGACGGTCAGGAGCTCTCGATGTCGATGGCAGGTGTCGTCCTTTACGCAGGGAAGTACACTAGTGCGGAACAAGTTGCAGAGAAGGCTGCGTACGTGAAAATGGTGGCAAAAGCGAAGGCGGGGACTGTTTTTATTACCGACTGTGAGTTGCCTGGCGAAGAGCAGATCCGCATCGAGGGATAA
- a CDS encoding peptidylprolyl isomerase gives MKKALITMENGNQIELELFDQEAPGTVANFEKLANEGFYNGLSFHRVIPGFVAQGGCPYGTGTGGPGYTIKCETKGNPHKHLRGYLSMAHAGKDTGGSQFFICYDSFPHLDGVHTVFGRVTSGLEHVDAIKQGDKMGTVKVG, from the coding sequence ATGAAAAAGGCGCTCATCACCATGGAAAATGGTAACCAAATCGAGCTGGAGCTGTTCGATCAAGAAGCTCCTGGCACAGTTGCAAACTTTGAGAAATTGGCTAACGAAGGCTTCTACAACGGTCTGTCCTTCCACCGCGTTATCCCTGGCTTCGTAGCACAAGGCGGATGCCCTTACGGAACAGGAACAGGCGGTCCTGGTTACACCATCAAATGTGAAACAAAAGGAAACCCACATAAGCATCTCCGCGGTTACCTGTCCATGGCACACGCAGGAAAAGACACAGGCGGAAGCCAATTCTTCATCTGCTACGATTCTTTCCCTCACCTCGATGGCGTACATACCGTATTTGGTCGCGTCACTTCCGGTTTGGAACACGTTGATGCAATCAAACAAGGCGATAAAATGGGTACAGTAAAAGTAGGATAA
- a CDS encoding site-2 protease family protein: MDLFHFDWKTVPFRLIAFVIAFTLHEWAHAFVAWKLGDNTAKSEGRLTLNPIPHIDPFGLILILFGPFGWARPVPINPLHFRGNKRLGIVYVSFAGPLINLILAVLFYMVYFVVINSGVLVGMHEKVAYAIDMTLRFSVLINTALFIFNLLPIPPLDGYKILRFLSPRSWDGKFYNYEVYGPWILLLLIFIPGVSTIIFGIPHGIALELVQRIGSSILSVFI, from the coding sequence ATGGATCTTTTTCACTTTGATTGGAAAACGGTACCGTTTCGCTTAATTGCGTTCGTTATCGCTTTCACTTTGCATGAATGGGCGCATGCCTTTGTCGCTTGGAAGCTGGGTGACAATACGGCGAAATCGGAGGGCCGCTTAACTTTAAATCCAATCCCGCATATTGATCCGTTCGGCTTGATTCTCATTTTGTTTGGTCCATTTGGTTGGGCGAGACCAGTGCCGATTAATCCTCTGCATTTCCGTGGGAACAAGCGATTAGGGATTGTTTACGTTTCATTTGCAGGTCCACTCATTAACCTGATACTCGCGGTATTGTTTTACATGGTGTATTTCGTAGTAATTAATTCCGGAGTACTAGTAGGAATGCATGAAAAAGTGGCTTACGCAATTGATATGACACTACGATTTTCTGTTTTGATCAATACAGCTCTTTTCATTTTCAACCTGTTGCCGATTCCGCCATTGGACGGTTACAAAATACTGCGATTTTTGTCTCCGCGAAGTTGGGATGGAAAGTTTTACAATTATGAAGTCTACGGGCCGTGGATTCTCCTATTACTCATCTTTATTCCGGGGGTCAGCACAATCATTTTTGGTATTCCCCATGGGATTGCCCTGGAATTGGTTCAACGAATTGGAAGTAGTATCTTAAGCGTGTTCATCTAA
- a CDS encoding segregation/condensation protein A, with amino-acid sequence MAYSIKLDSFEGPLDLLLHLIDKAEVDIYDIPIAEITEQYLATIDKMQELQLDVASEFVVMAATLLSIKSKMLLPKKEEHVFQQFLDMDVDEIDPREELVARLLEYKRYKMLAENLREMEIGRNQVFTRPAENLSPYVREEDHTVSNVTLYDLINALEKLVKKTKEKEPMTKVSRDEISIKDRMTEIRQAVRSGGMVRFSELFTQGATRTEIVTTFLALLELMKAKHITCVQNQLFQDIIICENGTEGAHTDGL; translated from the coding sequence TTGGCTTACAGCATCAAACTTGATTCCTTTGAGGGACCACTCGATCTGTTGCTCCATCTGATCGACAAGGCTGAGGTGGACATCTACGACATACCGATAGCGGAAATTACGGAGCAATACCTCGCGACGATTGACAAGATGCAAGAGCTCCAACTGGATGTGGCCAGTGAGTTCGTAGTGATGGCGGCTACGCTCCTCTCTATTAAAAGCAAGATGCTGTTACCCAAAAAGGAGGAGCATGTCTTTCAGCAGTTCCTCGATATGGATGTAGACGAGATAGACCCGCGTGAAGAACTGGTTGCGCGTCTGTTGGAGTACAAGCGCTATAAGATGCTTGCCGAGAACCTGCGAGAAATGGAAATCGGTCGTAATCAAGTCTTTACACGTCCCGCAGAGAATTTGTCTCCTTATGTGCGTGAAGAGGATCATACAGTATCAAATGTGACCCTCTACGATTTGATCAACGCGCTGGAAAAGCTGGTAAAGAAAACGAAAGAAAAAGAACCGATGACCAAGGTATCGCGCGACGAAATCTCCATCAAGGATCGAATGACAGAGATACGCCAAGCGGTACGCAGCGGTGGGATGGTTCGTTTTTCTGAGTTGTTTACGCAAGGGGCGACGCGTACAGAGATTGTGACGACCTTTCTCGCCTTGCTTGAGCTTATGAAGGCTAAGCACATTACGTGTGTACAAAATCAATTGTTTCAAGACATCATCATATGTGAAAACGGAACGGAAGGAGCCCACACTGATGGACTATGA
- the scpB gene encoding SMC-Scp complex subunit ScpB — MDYDKLKGVIEGLLFISGDEGIDAKEISEITEVSEEEVIDLIEDMKADFRRAGRGIQIVEVAKAYQLTTLPEHVPYFERLATSPGQSTLSQAALETLAIVAYKQPLTRSEIEEIRGVKCEKALNTLLSKQLIREAGRAEGIGRPILYATTKEFLEHFGLRELGDLPEPPVNLDIEEARLEASALFGKAEEATND, encoded by the coding sequence ATGGACTATGACAAGCTGAAAGGCGTAATCGAGGGCTTGCTGTTCATCTCGGGTGATGAAGGAATCGATGCCAAAGAAATCAGTGAAATCACTGAGGTGTCAGAAGAAGAGGTCATCGACTTGATCGAAGACATGAAAGCTGACTTCCGCCGGGCAGGACGCGGTATTCAAATCGTGGAAGTGGCAAAAGCGTATCAGCTGACCACTCTGCCCGAGCATGTGCCCTATTTTGAACGGTTAGCAACATCACCAGGTCAGTCAACATTATCCCAAGCAGCATTGGAGACTCTCGCCATTGTTGCGTACAAGCAGCCCCTGACCCGTTCGGAGATTGAAGAGATCCGTGGCGTTAAATGCGAAAAAGCACTGAACACACTCTTATCCAAGCAACTCATTCGTGAAGCGGGGAGAGCAGAGGGGATCGGACGCCCCATTTTGTACGCGACCACCAAAGAGTTTTTGGAGCATTTTGGTTTACGGGAACTGGGGGATTTGCCAGAACCGCCTGTCAATCTTGATATTGAAGAAGCGCGTCTTGAAGCATCAGCGCTATTCGGAAAAGCAGAAGAAGCGACAAACGACTAG
- a CDS encoding D-alanyl-D-alanine carboxypeptidase family protein, with protein sequence MNIRKYLSGVLVVFLFIQMAFTPAAVVKAAAAPPGLSAEGAALIDVESGRILYSKNGTKKMRIASLTKTMTAIVAIEMGKLDAQVTVPPQAVGVEGSSIYLKNGEKLTLEELLYGLMLRSGNDAAVTIATHIGGSVPGFTYLMNEKAAMIGMEHTNFTNPHGLDDSNQHYSTPEDMAKLSAYALHNPVFRQIVSTKVKDISWEGEQWDRRLLNKNKMLHLYNGADGVKTGYTKLAKRCLASSATRNGRQLATITLNASDDWNDSAKLMDWGFANYPLQELVKKGQEVKPDTPVTLEAGTHLVTTNTFQYPLQTAETEAIHKRVVMGESTVTSKMNGQLAGFLQLYLKEKMIGQVPLLVRVDTPTSVAPQASRSMWQQFWGIVSGGLWSA encoded by the coding sequence ATGAATATCCGAAAATATCTGTCCGGCGTACTCGTCGTTTTTCTTTTTATACAGATGGCTTTTACGCCGGCAGCGGTGGTAAAGGCTGCTGCAGCTCCACCTGGCTTGTCAGCTGAAGGTGCAGCACTAATCGATGTCGAGAGTGGACGGATTCTTTATTCCAAAAATGGTACGAAAAAAATGAGGATTGCGAGTCTGACCAAAACGATGACAGCAATCGTAGCAATCGAGATGGGCAAATTGGATGCACAGGTAACGGTACCTCCACAAGCGGTAGGTGTAGAAGGCTCATCCATCTACTTGAAAAATGGAGAGAAGCTCACGCTGGAAGAACTGCTGTACGGTTTGATGCTGCGATCTGGCAATGACGCAGCCGTCACCATCGCTACCCACATCGGAGGATCAGTGCCCGGATTCACTTACTTAATGAATGAAAAGGCTGCAATGATTGGAATGGAGCATACGAATTTCACCAATCCACATGGTTTAGATGACAGTAACCAGCATTACTCCACTCCGGAAGATATGGCAAAGCTGTCCGCCTATGCCTTACATAATCCGGTGTTTCGTCAAATCGTCTCAACGAAAGTCAAGGATATTTCGTGGGAAGGCGAACAATGGGACCGGCGCTTACTGAACAAAAACAAGATGCTTCACCTTTACAACGGTGCTGATGGTGTGAAAACGGGATACACCAAACTCGCGAAGCGCTGCCTGGCTTCCTCTGCCACAAGGAACGGAAGACAGCTGGCGACAATTACTCTGAATGCTTCTGATGACTGGAACGACTCCGCCAAGCTGATGGACTGGGGCTTCGCAAATTATCCGCTACAAGAGCTGGTCAAGAAAGGGCAGGAAGTAAAGCCTGACACGCCAGTCACACTTGAAGCAGGAACTCATCTTGTCACCACAAACACATTTCAATATCCACTGCAAACGGCAGAAACAGAGGCGATTCACAAGCGTGTCGTTATGGGAGAATCAACGGTGACATCGAAAATGAATGGTCAACTGGCAGGATTTCTTCAGCTCTATTTAAAGGAAAAGATGATTGGGCAGGTTCCGTTGCTGGTTCGTGTGGATACGCCGACTTCTGTAGCCCCGCAAGCTTCACGCTCAATGTGGCAGCAGTTTTGGGGAATAGTGTCAGGGGGGCTGTGGAGTGCTTAA
- a CDS encoding nucleoside recognition domain-containing protein: MLNVIWLGLIVISIVVAAVTGRMEAINAAAFEGAKTGVTVCLGLLSVLAFWMGMMRIAEKSGLLELLARALSPIIQVLFPDVPKGHPAMGYILSNMSANLLGLGNAATPMGLKAMEELQKLNPDKQNASAAMCTLLAINTASITIIPTTMIAIRMQYGSVNPVEIVGTTLLSSFAATIVALLIDRMYRYRHIRRHR; encoded by the coding sequence GTGCTTAATGTCATCTGGCTCGGGCTCATTGTCATTAGCATTGTCGTTGCGGCCGTGACGGGGCGGATGGAAGCGATCAACGCAGCAGCGTTTGAGGGAGCCAAGACGGGAGTAACGGTTTGTCTCGGACTTCTCAGTGTTCTCGCCTTTTGGATGGGAATGATGCGGATTGCTGAAAAGTCAGGACTCCTTGAGCTATTGGCTCGGGCATTGTCACCGATCATTCAAGTCCTTTTTCCCGATGTTCCAAAAGGGCATCCTGCTATGGGGTATATCCTCTCAAATATGAGTGCAAACCTGCTCGGGCTTGGTAATGCAGCAACGCCGATGGGGCTGAAAGCGATGGAAGAACTCCAAAAGCTGAATCCAGACAAGCAAAACGCTTCGGCTGCCATGTGTACACTGCTGGCGATCAATACGGCGAGCATAACGATTATTCCTACAACCATGATCGCAATCCGCATGCAGTATGGCTCCGTGAATCCCGTTGAAATCGTAGGGACTACGCTGTTATCTTCCTTTGCCGCCACGATTGTCGCGCTGTTGATTGATCGCATGTACCGTTATCGACATATACGAAGACACAGATAG
- a CDS encoding spore maturation protein: MYQWVSLLSLWAIPVTIAFVLLYGWRKQVPVYETFVDGAKGGLTTTIRILPHLIAMMVAVSMFRESGALDLLLRALKPLLDLLHFPEELVPLALLRPLTGTGSLAIATDLIAQYGPDSFLGRLAATMQGSTDTTLYVLTVYFGAVGIRNSAYALKVGLWSDLAGVIFSLLIVSYIFA, from the coding sequence ATGTACCAATGGGTATCCCTGCTCTCTCTTTGGGCCATTCCCGTTACGATTGCCTTTGTCTTGTTGTATGGGTGGCGGAAACAAGTCCCCGTCTACGAGACGTTTGTAGATGGAGCTAAAGGCGGCTTAACCACTACCATTCGCATACTCCCGCACCTAATTGCCATGATGGTCGCAGTGAGTATGTTTCGGGAATCAGGAGCGTTGGATCTACTGCTTCGCGCGCTCAAGCCGCTGCTTGACCTGCTGCATTTTCCGGAAGAACTGGTCCCGTTGGCGTTGCTTCGTCCGTTGACGGGAACAGGCTCGCTTGCGATTGCAACAGATCTGATCGCACAGTACGGTCCCGATTCTTTTTTGGGCAGACTGGCCGCTACTATGCAAGGGAGTACAGATACGACTCTGTATGTCCTAACCGTTTATTTTGGCGCAGTTGGTATTCGCAATTCTGCTTATGCACTAAAAGTAGGCTTGTGGTCAGACCTGGCAGGTGTCATATTTTCGCTGCTCATTGTCTCCTACATTTTCGCTTAA